A region of Cucumis melo cultivar AY chromosome 2, USDA_Cmelo_AY_1.0, whole genome shotgun sequence DNA encodes the following proteins:
- the LOC103492098 gene encoding uncharacterized protein LOC103492098 isoform X1 yields the protein MALCRKAQWRNIKTGRFGGSHLGVEENTSLQLKWKFIEFGRTTMHDATTNFPTTPDTSTPTIITVPSTNPVTITPSSPAATPVSIPLTTPFTVPANSPVPLTNPVAPPVTVPGAQPITNPVTTYPAPSGGAPVLTPPTNPVPVSPPATTNAPVIPGQSWCVARSGASEMALQSALDYACGTGGADCSQIQQGGSCYNPNTLENHASFAFNSYFQKNPSSTSCDFGGSAMVTNSNPSTGSCIYPSSSSSATPASMTPSVPTQTPTTTAPITVSPTTVTNPTTSSPVGSGMPENGSPPGAFNTDNPASSIGSTTGFGTEIPPSSSTSISIAAGLRPFTCFIILTMSFITHRIITLD from the exons ATGGCTTTATGCAGGAAAGCCCAATGGAGAAATATTAAAACAG GTAGATTTGGTGGGTCGCATTTGGGAGTGGAAGAAAATACTTCCTTGCAGTTGAAATGGAAGTTCATTGAATTTGGTCGGACTACAATGCACGACGCCACAACAAATTTTCCGACAACCCCGGACACCTCCACACCGACGATCATCACCGTTCCCTCGACCAACCCTGTCACTATCACTCCGTCGAGCCCTGCGGCCACACCGGTGTCCATTCCTTTAACGACACCATTCACAGTTCCGGCTAACTCTCCGGTGCCGCTCACCAATCCAGTTGCGCCGCCGGTTACAGTTCCCGGAGCACAGCCCATAACGAACCCTGTAACGACATATCCAGCTCCGTCAGGTGGCGCTCCAGTGTTGACACCCCCCACAAACCCAGTTCCGGTATCCCCTCCGGCGACAACAAACGCACCGGTAATTCCAGGACAGAGCTGGTGTGTAGCCAGGTCCGGCGCTTCGGAGATGGCTCTTCAGTCGGCGTTGGATTACGCTTGTGGCACTGGAGGGGCTGACTGTTCTCAAATCCAGCAAGGTGGAAGCTGTTACAACCCAAATACACTTGAAAACCACGCATCTTTTGCATTCAATAGCTATTTCCAGAAGAATCCTTCTTCTACAAGCTGTGACTTTGGAGGATCTGCCATGGTTACCAACTCCAATCCAA GCACTGGCTCTTGCATTTACccatcatcatcttcctctGCGACGCCGGCATCCATGACGCCGTCGGTTCCAACACAGACACCGACAACAACAGCGCCGATCACAGTCTCACCAACTACAGTTACAAATCCAACAACTTCTTCACCCGTGGGGTCCGGCATGCCAGA AAATGGAAGTCCTCCTGGTGCATTTAACACAGACAATCCAGCTTCGAGCATAGGCAGCACAACAGGGTTTGGAACTGAGATCCCTCCAAGCTCAAGCACTTCAATATCCATAGCGGCTGGATTGAGACCCTTTACTTGCTTCATCATTCTCACCATGTCCTTCATCACTCACAGAATAATCACTCTGGACTGA
- the LOC103492096 gene encoding uncharacterized protein LOC103492096: MNHPHLPPPPSTPNPPTKMLKECGNCGSQGRWILHHVRIRGINRRLCTSCVLRLHPSSFCPSCFQFYDLSVSPHPSNRFTCSKCSSITHSHCVVNPACPDPQLLSSTSSSSYLCPPCAKPNFSFFDLDSKPRISPKSIDRKTAVVLLCAAKIASTSMGKAAIVARADAERKVREAAMARKRAREALEHVGFVLARERARRKEEASVEVSGSGNLGMKEKERNRNLGPTVKAENAFEIPAVSTLNTGTALTQRRESLNGFVRQMSMVKNEVAASMEESARHKNVEVAERLQSNNNIGLLNEKEKNENGEVEHVKNDHIGGTVNTTK, from the coding sequence ATGAATCACCCTCATCTTCCTCCTCCACCTTCCACTCCAAATCCCCCTACCAAAATGCTGAAGGAGTGTGGAAATTGCGGCTCTCAAGGTCGATGGATTCTCCATCACGTTCGAATACGAGGTATTAATCGTCGCCTTTGCACTTCCTGCGTGCTTCGTCTTCATCCCAGTTCGTTTTGTCCTTCTTGCTTCCAGTTCTATGATCTTTCTGTGTCTCCTCATCCCTCCAATCGTTTCACTTGTTCTAAATGTTCGTCTATTACGCATTCTCATTGCGTTGTCAATCCGGCTTGCCCCGACCCTCAGCTTCTGTCCTCCACTTCCTCCTCCTCTTATCTCTGCCCTCCCTGCGCCAAACCCAATTTTTCGTTTTTCGATTTGGACTCAAAGCCTCGAATTTCTCCTAAGTCTATTGATAGGAAGACGGCTGTGGTGTTGCTCTGTGCGGCTAAGATTGCCTCTACGTCGATGGGTAAGGCTGCGATTGTGGCGCGAGCGGATGCAGAGAGGAAAGTGAGGGAGGCGGCTATGGCGAGGAAGAGAGCAAGAGAGGCTCTTGAGCATGTTGGTTTTGTTTTGGCTAGAGAAAGAGCTAGGCGTAAGGAGGAGGCTTCGGTGGAGGTTTCAGGTTCTGGGAATTTGGGAATGAAGGAGAAAGAGAGGAATAGGAATTTGGGTCCTACGGTGAAAGCAGAGAATGCTTTTGAGATTCCTGCAGTGTCAACTTTGAACACTGGTACTGCTTTAACTCAGAGAAGGGAGAGTTTAAATGGGTTTGTGAGACAGATGTCAATGGTGAAGAATGAGGTGGCTGCTTCCATGGAGGAATCTGCAAGGCATAAAAATGTTGAGGTTGCTGAACGTTTACAGAGTAACAACAACATTGGTTTGTTAAATGAGAAGGAGAAGAATGAGAATGGTGAAGTTGagcatgtgaaaaatgatcATATTGGAGGAACTGTTAATACCACAAAatag
- the LOC103492095 gene encoding uncharacterized protein LOC103492095 produces the protein MDYRGFSSRLETNNPSKGYAREQESLGDDFIDDFRLPINHKPTENVDLDNVEQASLDTQLTSSNVGYRLLQKMGWKGKGLGKDEQGIIEPIKSGMRDPKLGIGKQEEDDFFTAEENIQRKKLDVEVEETEEHAKKREVLAEREEKIQTEVKEIRKVFYCDLCNKQYKLAMEFEAHLSSYDHNHRKRFKEMREMHGSSSRDDRNKREQQREEREMAKFAQIADARKKQQQLLEQQERAAEAPVSTELRNATSVADQDQRKTLKFGFSSKGGTSKNMFGGAKKKPKVAPVASVFGNDSDDE, from the exons ATGGATTATCGAGGTTTCAGTAGTAGACTGGAAACAAACAACCCAAGTAAAGGCTATGCTCGGGAGCAG GAATCTCTTGGTGATGACTTTATTGATGATTTTCGCTTGCCCATCAACCATAAACCAACAGAAAATGTTGATCTTGATAATGTGGAACAAGCATCATTGGACACACAATTAACATCATCAAATGTGGGATATAGGCTTCTCCAGAAGATGGGCTGGAAAGGGAAAGGACTAGGGAAGGATGAGCAAG GAATTATTGAGCCAATAAAATCTGGAATGAGAGATCCCAAACTAGGAATTGGAaaacaagaagaagatgatTTTTTCACTGCAGAAGAAAATATCCAGCGGAAAAAGCTTGATGTTGAGGTGGAGGAGACAGAAGAACATGCCAAAAAACGGGAG GTTTTAGCAGAACGTGAGGAGAAAATTCAAACTGAGGTCAAAGAAATACGCAAGGTTTTCTATTGTGATCTTTGCAATAAACAGTACAAACTGGCAATGGAGTTTGAAGCTCATCTCAGCTCATATGATCATAATCATAGAAAG CGTTTTaaagaaatgagagaaatgCATGGTTCAAGCAGCCGGGATGACAGAAACAAGCGGGAACAGCAACgtgaagagagagagatggcCAAATTTGCTCAAAT TGCAGATGCCCGGAAGAAGCAGCAGCAGTTGTTGGAGCAACAAGAAAGAGCAGCCGAGGCTCCTGTTTCTACTGAACTTAGAAATGCTACATCAGTTGCAGATCAGGATCAGCGGAAAACATTGAAATTTGGATTCTCTTCTAAAGGTGGCACCTCAAAG AACATGTTTGGTGGAGCCAAAAAGAAACCGAAAGTAGCACCTGTAGCTTCTGTTTTTGGGAATGATAGCGATGACGAATAG
- the LOC103492097 gene encoding serine/threonine-protein kinase haspin homolog: MSSNLGGKAIDLWSELIASEGSDLQEEAPVEEVYRRRKPTQKTVHPLHPKQNLGSNGCNVNRVSLAAVDSKRISWNRALSIRGRVSIAIEACIDRQRQHKQAKRKGKPALPKGKYVQPTNFDKERAYFQEVDAFELLEESPSPKSFSTWTSSQFDSSTIPSLCSRIEKWLISKKSNYSLAPSSTLSKILETPLGSIEPIGGLHLDKLKLKTPEESARDIDAHWCSIQRRFIFSINDIDALGIDSNDNRSNRAEEIRTEDREDIEVAVKKLSLTSTSTSFHKYDLDPLNALLAVCGQSAPSTLKDAFSNYCDLETIVKVGEGTYGEAFKAGNTVCKVVPIDGDLQVNGETQKRSEELLEEVILSRTLNSLRSNEGSADNFCTTFIRTIDLRVCQGSYDAVLVKAWEDWDEKHGSENDHPKEFPEKQLYVVFVLQHGGKDLESFVLLNYDEAQSLLVQVTAGLAVAEAAYEFEHRDLHWGNVLLSRNDYEALQFTLEGKNMTVQTFGLQISIIDFTLSRINTGEDVLFLDLSSDPYLFKGPRGDRQSETYRKMKEVTGDCWEGSFPRTNVLWLLYLVDILLLKKSFERSSKHERELRAFKKRLDKYTSAKEAIYDPFFSELIVWSSSVE; encoded by the exons ATGAGTTCCAATCTAG GTGGAAAGGCCATTGATTTGTGGTCCGAGTTAATAGCCAGCGAGGGAAGCGACCTCCAAGAAGAAGCCCCAGTAGAAGAGGTTTATAGACGAAGAAAGCCAACCCAGAAGACCGTTCATCCCCTTCACCC GAAGCAAAACTTGGGTTCCAATGGTTGCAATGTGAACAGAGTGAGTTTAGCTGCTGTTGACAGTAAGAGAATTAGTTGGAACCGTGCCCTTTCCATCAG AGGGAGGGTGAGTATTGCAATTGAGGCTTGTATAGATCGTCAGCGACAACATAAGCAGgcaaagagaaaaggaaagcCTGCTCTTCCTAAA GGAAAGTATGTACAGCCTACAAACTTTGACAAGGAGCGTGCATACTTTCAAGAGGTAGATGCTTTTGAGTTGTTGGAGGAGAGCCCTTCCCCCAAGAGCTTCAGTACATGGACAAGCAGCCAGTTTGATAGTTCTACAATACCATCTCTATGCTCTAGAATAGAAAAATGGTTAATTTCCAAGAAATCAAATTACAGTCTTGCACCTTCTAGCACGTTATCAAAGATATTAGAGACTCCACTGGGGTCCATTGAACCAATTGGTGGACTTCATTTGgacaaattaaaattgaaaactcCTGAGGAGTCAGCTAGAGATATAGATGCGCACTGGTGCTCTATTCAGAGAAGATTTATTTTCAGTATAAATGATATCGATGCCCTTGGAATAGATAGCAATGACAACAGAAGTAACAGAGCAGAAGAAATAAGAACTGAGGATCGTGAAGATATTGAAGTTGCTGTGAAGAAACTTTCTTTAACATCAACATCTACTTCTTTCCATAAATATGATTTGGATCCACTTAATGCATTATTAGCAGTTTGTGGACAGTCAGCTCCTTCCACGCTTAAAGATGCTTTCTCTAATTATTG CGACCTGGAAACTATTGTCAAAGTTGGTGAAGGTACGTATGGAGAAGCTTTCAAAGCTGGTAACACCGTTTGCAAGGTAGTTCCAATAGACGGAGACTTGCAAGTTAATGGAGAAACACAAAAG AGATCAGAAGAACTTCTGGAGGAAGTCATACTTTCCAGAACTCTGAATTCTTTAAGAAGTAACGAGGGCAGTGCTGATAACTTCTGCACAACATTCATACGAACCATAGA TTTAAGGGTATGTCAAGGTTCTTATGACGCTGTACTAGTCAAGGCTTGGGAAGATTGGGATGAAAAGCATGGTTCAGAAAATGATCACCCGAAGGAATTTCCGGAGAAACAG CTTTATGTTGTGTTTGTTCTCCAACATGGGGGAAAAGATCTTGAAAGCTTTGTACTCCTAAATTATGATGAGGCCCAAAGCTTATTAGTACAG GTAACTGCGGGTCTGGCTGTAGCTGAAGCTGCTTATGAATTTGAACACCGAGATCTGCACTG GGGAAATGTACTTTTAAGTCGGAATGATTACGAAGCGTTGCAGTTCACCCTTGAGGGTAAGAACATGACCGTACAAACATTTGGACTTCAGATTTCGATAATCGACTTCACTTTATCGCGAATTAATACTG GTGAAGACGTACTCTTTTTAGATCTCTCCTCAGATCCTTATCTCTTTAAAGGTCCAAGAGGAGATAGACAA TCAGAAACATATAGAAAAATGAAGGAGGTGACCGGAGACTGCTGGGAGGGGAG CTTTCCTAGAACGAACGTCCTGTGGTTACTCTACCTTGTGGATATATTACTTCTGAAGAAATCATTC GAGCGTAGTTCAAAACATGAAAGGGAACTGCGTGCATTCAAGAAACGTCTGGACAAATATACTTCAGCAAAAGAAGCAATTTATGATCCATTTTTCAGTGAGTTGATTGTTTGGTCTAGCAGCGTGGAGTAG
- the LOC103492098 gene encoding glucan endo-1,3-beta-glucosidase 4 isoform X2, with translation MAQAASKCFFFSIMSLLAICSSGRFGGSHLGVEENTSLQLKWKFIEFGRTTMHDATTNFPTTPDTSTPTIITVPSTNPVTITPSSPAATPVSIPLTTPFTVPANSPVPLTNPVAPPVTVPGAQPITNPVTTYPAPSGGAPVLTPPTNPVPVSPPATTNAPVIPGQSWCVARSGASEMALQSALDYACGTGGADCSQIQQGGSCYNPNTLENHASFAFNSYFQKNPSSTSCDFGGSAMVTNSNPSTGSCIYPSSSSSATPASMTPSVPTQTPTTTAPITVSPTTVTNPTTSSPVGSGMPENGSPPGAFNTDNPASSIGSTTGFGTEIPPSSSTSISIAAGLRPFTCFIILTMSFITHRIITLD, from the exons ATGGCCCAAGCAGCTTCCAaatgcttctttttttccattatgTCTCTCCTTGCCATCTGCTCTTCTG GTAGATTTGGTGGGTCGCATTTGGGAGTGGAAGAAAATACTTCCTTGCAGTTGAAATGGAAGTTCATTGAATTTGGTCGGACTACAATGCACGACGCCACAACAAATTTTCCGACAACCCCGGACACCTCCACACCGACGATCATCACCGTTCCCTCGACCAACCCTGTCACTATCACTCCGTCGAGCCCTGCGGCCACACCGGTGTCCATTCCTTTAACGACACCATTCACAGTTCCGGCTAACTCTCCGGTGCCGCTCACCAATCCAGTTGCGCCGCCGGTTACAGTTCCCGGAGCACAGCCCATAACGAACCCTGTAACGACATATCCAGCTCCGTCAGGTGGCGCTCCAGTGTTGACACCCCCCACAAACCCAGTTCCGGTATCCCCTCCGGCGACAACAAACGCACCGGTAATTCCAGGACAGAGCTGGTGTGTAGCCAGGTCCGGCGCTTCGGAGATGGCTCTTCAGTCGGCGTTGGATTACGCTTGTGGCACTGGAGGGGCTGACTGTTCTCAAATCCAGCAAGGTGGAAGCTGTTACAACCCAAATACACTTGAAAACCACGCATCTTTTGCATTCAATAGCTATTTCCAGAAGAATCCTTCTTCTACAAGCTGTGACTTTGGAGGATCTGCCATGGTTACCAACTCCAATCCAA GCACTGGCTCTTGCATTTACccatcatcatcttcctctGCGACGCCGGCATCCATGACGCCGTCGGTTCCAACACAGACACCGACAACAACAGCGCCGATCACAGTCTCACCAACTACAGTTACAAATCCAACAACTTCTTCACCCGTGGGGTCCGGCATGCCAGA AAATGGAAGTCCTCCTGGTGCATTTAACACAGACAATCCAGCTTCGAGCATAGGCAGCACAACAGGGTTTGGAACTGAGATCCCTCCAAGCTCAAGCACTTCAATATCCATAGCGGCTGGATTGAGACCCTTTACTTGCTTCATCATTCTCACCATGTCCTTCATCACTCACAGAATAATCACTCTGGACTGA